From a region of the Streptomyces tirandamycinicus genome:
- a CDS encoding rhomboid family intramembrane serine protease yields MTDRWTAVRGLTTGPVVTYGAIGLCCLLFLVGPVSGLNASYGTGGTLLTAQTAHFERWGVIPSELLQGSPRALLTPLTALFVHGSWLHLLGNMLFLHVFGAMVEERMGHLEFALFYLGCGYLALLAYAAANAESGHTLVGASGAISGVLGAFLCLFPRTRVTSLYPFLFFLPLRFPAWIVLVFWFVLQWLAEAQSSSSGPGVAYLAHLVGFGIGFLYAWGRFRQAARVKAQAAATEGEGQP; encoded by the coding sequence ATGACCGATCGGTGGACGGCGGTACGGGGCCTGACGACCGGCCCGGTGGTGACCTACGGAGCGATCGGCCTGTGCTGCCTCCTGTTCCTCGTCGGTCCGGTGTCCGGACTCAACGCCTCCTACGGCACCGGAGGCACCCTGCTCACCGCCCAGACCGCCCACTTCGAGCGCTGGGGCGTGATCCCGAGCGAGCTGCTGCAGGGCTCCCCGCGCGCCCTGCTCACCCCGCTGACCGCGCTCTTCGTGCACGGCAGCTGGCTGCACCTGCTCGGCAACATGCTCTTCCTCCACGTCTTCGGCGCCATGGTCGAGGAACGCATGGGCCACCTGGAGTTCGCGCTCTTCTATCTGGGCTGCGGCTATCTGGCACTCCTCGCCTACGCGGCGGCCAACGCGGAGTCCGGCCACACCCTCGTCGGGGCGTCCGGAGCGATCTCGGGCGTGCTGGGCGCCTTTCTCTGCCTCTTCCCGAGGACGCGGGTGACAAGCCTCTATCCCTTCCTGTTCTTCCTGCCGCTGCGCTTCCCCGCCTGGATCGTGCTGGTCTTCTGGTTCGTGCTGCAGTGGCTGGCGGAGGCGCAGAGCTCGTCCTCGGGCCCCGGGGTGGCCTATCTGGCGCATCTGGTGGGCTTCGGGATCGGCTTCCTCTACGCGTGGGGCCGCTTCCGGCAGGCCGCTAGAGTGAAGGCCCAAGCAGCGGCCACCGAGGGAGAAGGACAGCCGTGA
- a CDS encoding Lrp/AsnC family transcriptional regulator produces the protein MITAIVLIKTSVDRIPEIAESIASLDSVSEVFSVTGTYDLIAMVRVAKHDDLADVIPGRISKIPGVEATDTHVAFRTYSQHDLEAAFAIGLDA, from the coding sequence GTGATCACCGCGATCGTGCTCATCAAGACCAGCGTGGACCGCATCCCCGAGATCGCCGAGTCGATCGCCTCCCTGGACAGCGTCAGCGAGGTCTTCTCGGTCACCGGCACATACGACCTGATCGCGATGGTCCGGGTCGCGAAGCACGACGACCTGGCCGATGTGATCCCGGGCCGGATCAGCAAGATCCCGGGCGTCGAGGCGACCGACACGCATGTCGCGTTCCGTACGTACTCCCAGCACGACCTGGAGGCGGCGTTCGCGATCGGGCTCGACGCGTAG
- a CDS encoding aminotransferase class V-fold PLP-dependent enzyme, producing MSVRLHTTEIAATATATATFTSAPAPASGTSSAAPTAAAEVPRRGAPLPVLGRDVTVPLVTGGEVTYAALDYAASAPALQRVWDDVAAYAPYYGSVHRGAGYLSQLSTDLFESSRATVHAFLDCREDDQVVFTRSTTDSLNLLAGALPDGCEVFVFETEHHASLLPWTNARVTYLDAPRTPQQAVRTLESALAGRDLSVPALVCVTGASNVTGELWPVRELAAASHAHGARIVLDAAQLVPHHPVSVRDLDVDWVAFSGHKLYAPFGSGVLAGRTDWLRDAEPYLAGGGASRTVARRADGGVDVEWHTSAARHEAGSPNVIGVYAIASACRALTEAGFDALVDRERHLVEKVLTGLAEVPGVRVLSLFGGDTPARSEGDTRARAAAGTAGRVGVVSFVVDGWNSSHLAAALSAEYGIGVRDGLFCAHPLVRTLLGGDPGQPGECGAPEAVPGERGEAAAPAAEGAGRPLNAIRVSFGAGTPDEHVERFVRAVKELVRDGARWSYRTEDGRCVPAV from the coding sequence ATGTCCGTGCGCCTCCACACCACCGAGATCGCCGCCACCGCCACCGCCACCGCCACGTTCACCTCGGCCCCTGCCCCTGCCTCCGGCACGTCGTCGGCGGCGCCGACCGCCGCCGCCGAGGTGCCGCGCCGCGGCGCCCCGCTGCCGGTCCTCGGCCGGGACGTCACCGTCCCGCTCGTGACCGGCGGTGAAGTCACCTACGCCGCACTCGACTACGCGGCCAGCGCCCCGGCCCTGCAGCGGGTGTGGGACGACGTCGCCGCGTACGCCCCGTACTACGGCAGCGTCCACCGCGGTGCCGGGTACCTCTCGCAGCTGTCCACCGACCTGTTCGAGAGCAGCAGGGCCACCGTCCACGCGTTCCTGGACTGCCGCGAGGACGACCAGGTCGTGTTCACCCGGTCGACGACCGACTCGCTGAACCTGCTGGCCGGCGCGCTCCCCGACGGCTGCGAGGTCTTCGTCTTCGAGACCGAGCACCACGCCTCCCTGCTGCCCTGGACGAACGCGCGCGTGACGTACCTGGACGCCCCGCGCACCCCGCAGCAGGCGGTCCGGACGCTGGAGTCGGCGCTCGCCGGCCGGGACCTCAGCGTCCCCGCCCTGGTCTGTGTGACCGGCGCGTCCAACGTGACCGGCGAGCTGTGGCCGGTACGGGAGCTGGCGGCCGCGTCCCACGCCCACGGTGCGCGGATCGTGCTGGATGCCGCCCAGCTCGTCCCGCACCACCCCGTCTCCGTCCGGGACCTGGATGTCGACTGGGTCGCCTTCTCCGGGCACAAGCTGTACGCGCCGTTCGGGTCGGGGGTGCTCGCCGGGCGGACGGACTGGCTGCGGGACGCCGAGCCGTACCTCGCGGGCGGCGGTGCCTCGCGGACGGTCGCACGCCGCGCCGACGGCGGTGTGGACGTCGAGTGGCACACCAGCGCCGCCCGCCACGAGGCCGGCTCGCCGAACGTCATCGGCGTCTACGCGATCGCCTCCGCCTGCAGGGCGCTGACGGAGGCCGGGTTCGACGCCCTCGTCGACCGTGAGCGGCACCTCGTCGAGAAGGTCCTCACCGGGCTCGCCGAGGTGCCCGGGGTCAGGGTGCTGTCGCTGTTCGGCGGCGACACCCCCGCGCGCTCGGAAGGCGACACTCGCGCGCGTGCCGCCGCGGGGACCGCCGGCCGGGTCGGCGTCGTCTCCTTCGTCGTGGACGGCTGGAACAGCTCGCACCTCGCCGCCGCGCTGTCGGCCGAGTACGGCATCGGGGTGCGCGACGGGCTCTTCTGCGCCCACCCGCTGGTGCGGACGCTGCTGGGCGGCGACCCGGGGCAGCCCGGCGAGTGCGGTGCCCCGGAGGCCGTGCCGGGCGAGCGCGGTGAGGCGGCGGCGCCCGCGGCGGAAGGCGCCGGGAGGCCGCTGAACGCGATCCGGGTCAGCTTCGGTGCCGGTACGCCGGACGAGCACGTGGAGCGGTTCGTGCGCGCGGTCAAGGAGCTGGTGCGCGACGGTGCGCGGTGGAGCTACCGCACCGAGGACGGGCGCTGCGTGCCCGCCGTGTGA
- the trpD gene encoding anthranilate phosphoribosyltransferase, producing the protein MSAVTPADGGAPGEARSTAAGLSWPVVLDSLLYGRDQSAEATAWAMDRILRGEATDAQIAGFAVALRAKGETVEEISGLVRTMYEHARTIEVPGETVDIVGTGGDGARTVNISTMSAIVVAGTGAKVVKHGNRAASSASGASDVLEKLGVNLELTPERVAAVAGEAGITFCFAVKFHPALRHVAAARKELGIRTTFNFLGPLTNPARVRAQATGVADARMAPIMAGVLAARGSSALVFRGDDGLDELTTTATSRVWVVRDGAVREESFDPRDVGVELVPVEALRGADASYNADVARRLLAGEGGPVRDAVLLNSAAALAALGNGEGDLVEQLRAGMARAAESIDSGAARRALDRWVAASHA; encoded by the coding sequence ATGAGCGCTGTGACCCCCGCAGACGGGGGTGCCCCCGGCGAAGCGCGATCCACCGCGGCGGGCCTCTCCTGGCCCGTGGTTCTGGACTCCCTGCTGTACGGGCGCGACCAGAGCGCGGAGGCGACCGCCTGGGCCATGGACCGGATCCTGCGCGGCGAGGCGACCGACGCGCAGATCGCCGGGTTCGCGGTGGCGCTGCGCGCCAAGGGCGAGACCGTCGAGGAGATCTCCGGGCTCGTGCGGACGATGTACGAGCACGCCCGGACGATCGAGGTGCCCGGGGAGACCGTCGACATCGTGGGCACGGGCGGCGACGGCGCCAGGACCGTGAACATCTCCACCATGTCCGCGATCGTCGTGGCCGGCACCGGCGCGAAGGTGGTCAAGCACGGCAACCGGGCCGCGTCGAGCGCGAGCGGGGCGTCGGACGTCCTGGAGAAGCTCGGCGTCAATCTGGAGCTGACGCCGGAGCGGGTCGCGGCGGTCGCCGGCGAGGCGGGGATCACCTTCTGCTTCGCGGTGAAGTTCCACCCGGCGCTGCGGCACGTCGCGGCGGCCCGCAAGGAGCTCGGCATCCGCACCACGTTCAACTTCCTCGGGCCGCTGACCAACCCGGCCCGGGTGAGGGCCCAGGCCACGGGTGTCGCGGACGCCCGGATGGCCCCGATCATGGCCGGTGTGCTCGCCGCGCGCGGCTCCAGCGCGCTGGTCTTCCGCGGCGACGACGGCCTGGACGAGCTCACCACGACGGCGACCTCGCGGGTGTGGGTCGTCCGGGACGGCGCCGTGCGCGAGGAGTCCTTCGACCCCCGGGACGTGGGCGTCGAACTGGTCCCGGTCGAGGCGCTGCGCGGCGCGGACGCCTCGTACAACGCCGATGTCGCCCGCCGGCTGCTCGCCGGGGAGGGCGGGCCGGTACGGGACGCGGTCCTGCTGAACTCGGCGGCGGCGCTGGCCGCGCTCGGGAACGGCGAGGGCGATCTCGTCGAGCAGTTGCGGGCCGGCATGGCGCGGGCCGCGGAGTCCATCGACTCGGGCGCGGCCAGGCGTGCGCTGGACCGGTGGGTGGCGGCGAGCCACGCGTGA
- a CDS encoding cytochrome b codes for MSTANDKRKAPAGERVADWADGRLGIYSLAKANMRKIFPDHWSFMLGEVALYSFIIIILTGVYLTLFFHPSMNEVEYHGSYVPMQGVLMSEAYASTLDISFDVRGGLLIRQIHHWAALIFLAAMMVHMMRVFFTGAFRKPREINWLFGFLLFVLGMFTGFTGYSLPDDLLSGTGVRFMQGAILSVPVVGTYLSMFLFGGEFPGGDIVARFYSIHILLLPGIMLGLLVAHLILVFYHKHTQFAGPGRTNKNVVGMPLLPIYMAKAGGFFFLVFGIITVISAIATINPIWALGPYRPDQVSTNAQPDWYMGFSEGLIRVMPGWEINLWGHTLVLGVFIPLVIFPLVLASIAVYPFIESWVTGDKREHHILDRPRNAPTRTAFGVAWLTWYFVLLVGGGNDLWATHFNLSINAITWFVRIFFFAGPVLAFIITKRICMGLQRRDKDKVLHGRESGIIKRLPHGEFVEVHEPLTQEALHTLTSHYQYTPAEVGPTVDENGVERKVSRTERLRARLSKAYYGKDNQVAKPTVEEYKEITSGHGHH; via the coding sequence ATGAGCACTGCGAACGACAAGCGGAAGGCTCCGGCCGGCGAGCGCGTCGCCGACTGGGCCGACGGCCGGCTGGGGATCTACTCCCTCGCCAAGGCCAACATGCGCAAGATCTTCCCGGACCACTGGTCCTTCATGCTGGGCGAGGTCGCGCTCTACAGCTTCATCATCATCATCCTCACGGGTGTGTACCTGACGCTGTTCTTCCACCCGTCGATGAACGAGGTGGAGTACCACGGCAGTTACGTCCCGATGCAGGGCGTGCTGATGTCGGAGGCGTACGCCTCGACCCTGGACATCAGCTTCGACGTCCGCGGCGGTCTGCTGATCCGGCAGATCCACCACTGGGCGGCGCTGATCTTCCTCGCGGCCATGATGGTCCACATGATGCGCGTCTTCTTCACGGGCGCGTTCCGCAAGCCGCGCGAGATCAACTGGCTGTTCGGCTTCCTGCTGTTCGTCCTGGGCATGTTCACCGGCTTCACCGGCTACTCGCTCCCGGACGACCTGCTCTCCGGCACCGGTGTCCGCTTCATGCAGGGTGCGATCCTGTCCGTCCCGGTCGTCGGCACGTACCTGTCGATGTTCCTGTTCGGCGGGGAGTTCCCCGGCGGCGACATCGTGGCCCGGTTCTACTCGATCCACATCCTGCTGCTGCCGGGCATCATGCTCGGTCTGCTCGTGGCGCACCTGATCCTGGTCTTCTACCACAAGCACACGCAGTTCGCGGGTCCCGGCCGGACCAACAAGAACGTCGTCGGCATGCCGCTGCTGCCGATCTACATGGCCAAGGCGGGCGGCTTCTTCTTCCTGGTCTTCGGCATCATCACGGTCATCTCGGCGATCGCCACGATCAACCCGATCTGGGCGCTCGGCCCCTACCGGCCGGACCAGGTGTCGACCAACGCGCAGCCCGACTGGTACATGGGCTTCTCCGAGGGCCTGATCCGCGTCATGCCGGGCTGGGAGATCAACCTGTGGGGCCACACCCTGGTCCTGGGCGTCTTCATCCCGCTGGTGATCTTCCCGCTGGTGCTGGCGTCGATCGCGGTCTACCCGTTCATCGAGTCCTGGGTCACCGGGGACAAGCGCGAGCACCACATCCTGGACCGCCCGCGCAACGCCCCGACCCGCACCGCCTTCGGTGTGGCCTGGCTGACGTGGTACTTCGTCCTGCTGGTCGGTGGCGGAAACGACCTCTGGGCGACCCACTTCAACCTGTCCATCAACGCCATCACCTGGTTCGTCCGGATCTTCTTCTTCGCCGGACCGGTCCTGGCCTTCATCATCACCAAGCGGATCTGCATGGGTCTGCAGCGGCGCGACAAGGACAAGGTGCTGCACGGACGCGAGTCCGGCATCATCAAGCGCCTGCCGCACGGTGAGTTCGTCGAGGTCCACGAGCCGCTGACGCAGGAGGCCCTGCACACGCTCACCTCGCACTACCAGTACACCCCGGCCGAGGTCGGCCCGACGGTCGACGAGAACGGTGTGGAGCGGAAGGTGTCGCGCACCGAGCGGCTCCGGGCACGTCTCAGCAAGGCGTACTACGGCAAGGACAACCAGGTCGCGAAGCCGACCGTCGAGGAGTACAAGGAGATCACGAGCGGCCACGGCCACCACTGA
- a CDS encoding ubiquinol-cytochrome c reductase iron-sulfur subunit, with product MSSQDIPEETPSSEQDHAHGAVAVKDPFADPGLPAHRPRVQDIDERAARRSERTVALLFTVSMLSTVAFIASYVIFPVDKIVYIWPFGHVSALNFALGITLGLALFCIGAGAVHWARTLMSDEERVDERHPIEAPPEVKAKVMADFAAGAEESGFGRRKLIRNTLFGALAMVPLSGVVLLRDLGPLPEDKLRHTLWAKGKQLINMNTNEPLRPEDVSVGSLTFAMPEGLSEHDHSFQTEIAKAALMIVRIQPEDIKDKRELEWSHEGIVAFSKICTHVGCPISLYEQQTHHVLCPCHQSTFDLSDGARVIFGPAGHPLPQLRIGVNDEGFLEALSDFDEPVGPAFWERG from the coding sequence ATGAGTAGCCAAGACATTCCCGAAGAGACCCCGTCCTCCGAGCAGGACCACGCACACGGCGCCGTCGCGGTGAAGGACCCCTTCGCCGACCCGGGCCTCCCGGCCCACCGGCCGCGGGTCCAGGACATCGACGAGCGGGCCGCCCGGCGGTCCGAGCGTACGGTCGCCCTGCTGTTCACCGTGTCGATGCTGTCGACGGTCGCGTTCATCGCGTCGTACGTCATCTTCCCGGTCGACAAGATCGTCTACATCTGGCCGTTCGGTCACGTCAGCGCGCTGAACTTCGCGCTGGGCATCACCCTCGGCCTGGCCCTGTTCTGCATCGGCGCGGGCGCGGTCCACTGGGCCCGCACCCTGATGTCCGACGAGGAGCGGGTGGACGAGCGCCACCCGATCGAGGCCCCGCCCGAGGTCAAGGCCAAGGTCATGGCCGACTTCGCCGCGGGTGCGGAGGAGTCCGGCTTCGGCCGGCGCAAGCTGATCCGCAACACCCTCTTCGGTGCCCTCGCCATGGTGCCGCTGTCCGGCGTGGTGCTGCTGCGCGACCTCGGCCCGCTGCCGGAGGACAAGCTCCGCCACACCCTGTGGGCCAAGGGCAAGCAGCTCATCAACATGAACACCAACGAGCCGCTGCGCCCCGAGGACGTCTCCGTGGGCTCGCTGACCTTCGCCATGCCCGAGGGCCTCAGCGAGCACGACCACAGCTTCCAGACCGAGATCGCCAAGGCCGCCCTGATGATCGTCCGGATCCAGCCGGAGGACATCAAGGACAAGCGCGAGCTCGAGTGGTCCCACGAGGGCATCGTCGCCTTCTCGAAGATCTGCACCCACGTGGGCTGTCCGATCTCCCTGTACGAGCAGCAGACGCACCACGTGCTCTGCCCGTGCCACCAGTCCACCTTCGACCTCTCCGACGGCGCCCGCGTCATCTTCGGCCCGGCCGGCCATCCCCTTCCGCAGCTGCGGATCGGTGTGAATGACGAAGGATTCCTCGAAGCGCTCAGCGACTTCGACGAGCCCGTCGGTCCTGCCTTCTGGGAGCGCGGATGA
- a CDS encoding c-type cytochrome, producing MKKLSARRRHPLAAVVVLLLALAATGGLYAAFAPADKAQADEAAQSLAIEEGKKLYTVGCASCHGTGGQGTSDGPSLVGVGSAAVDFQVGTGRMPAQQPGAQVPKKPVIYSQAEIDQLAAYVASLGPGPVTPTEKQYSPEGADIANGGVLFRTNCAQCHNFTGEGGALTDGKYAPNLRGVSAKHLYEAMQTGPQNMPSFPDTTMPEQEKRDIIAYVQTVNSGETETPGGLSLGGLGPVSEGLFAWVFGMGALIATAIWVAAHTAKAKKS from the coding sequence GTGAAAAAGCTCTCCGCACGACGACGCCATCCGCTGGCGGCGGTCGTCGTCCTACTCCTCGCGCTGGCGGCCACCGGGGGGCTGTACGCCGCGTTCGCACCCGCGGACAAGGCGCAGGCCGATGAAGCCGCCCAGTCCCTCGCCATCGAGGAGGGCAAGAAGCTCTACACCGTCGGCTGCGCCAGCTGCCACGGAACCGGCGGTCAGGGTACGTCCGACGGCCCGTCCCTGGTCGGCGTCGGTTCCGCCGCCGTGGACTTCCAGGTCGGCACCGGCCGGATGCCCGCCCAGCAGCCGGGCGCCCAGGTGCCGAAGAAGCCGGTGATCTACAGCCAGGCCGAGATCGACCAGCTCGCGGCGTACGTCGCCTCCCTGGGCCCGGGCCCGGTCACGCCGACCGAGAAGCAGTACAGCCCCGAGGGTGCCGACATCGCCAACGGCGGCGTGCTCTTCCGCACCAACTGCGCCCAGTGCCACAACTTCACGGGTGAGGGCGGAGCGCTGACGGACGGCAAGTACGCCCCCAACCTCAGGGGAGTGAGCGCGAAGCACCTGTACGAGGCCATGCAGACCGGCCCGCAGAACATGCCGTCCTTCCCCGACACGACGATGCCGGAGCAGGAGAAGCGCGACATCATCGCCTACGTCCAGACCGTCAACAGCGGCGAGACGGAGACCCCGGGCGGACTGAGCCTCGGTGGGCTCGGCCCCGTCAGCGAGGGACTGTTCGCCTGGGTGTTCGGAATGGGTGCGCTGATCGCCACCGCCATCTGGGTCGCGGCCCACACCGCTAAGGCCAAGAAGTCATGA
- a CDS encoding cytochrome c oxidase subunit 3 — protein MSVVATATTVETGHAHPSVNRPNLTSVGTIIWLSSELMFFAALFAMYFTLRSVMGADYWAEQASALNFPFSATNTTILVLSSLTCQLGVFAAERGDVKKLRTWFVITFVMGAIFIGGQVFEYTELVKHQGLSLSSDPYGSVFYLTTGFHGLHVTGGLIAFLLVLGRTYAARRFTHEQATAAIVVSYYWHFVDVVWIGLFATIYMIK, from the coding sequence ATGTCGGTCGTGGCGACAGCAACGACAGTAGAAACCGGGCACGCGCACCCGTCGGTCAATCGGCCGAACCTCACCAGCGTCGGAACCATCATCTGGTTGAGTTCCGAGCTGATGTTCTTCGCGGCCCTCTTCGCGATGTACTTCACCCTGCGATCAGTGATGGGTGCCGACTACTGGGCGGAGCAGGCCTCGGCCCTGAACTTCCCCTTCTCGGCCACCAACACCACGATCCTGGTGCTCTCCTCCCTCACCTGCCAGCTCGGCGTCTTCGCCGCCGAGCGCGGTGACGTGAAGAAGCTCCGCACGTGGTTCGTGATCACGTTCGTGATGGGTGCGATCTTCATCGGCGGCCAGGTGTTCGAGTACACCGAGCTGGTCAAGCACCAGGGTCTCTCGCTCTCGTCGGACCCGTACGGCTCGGTCTTCTACCTGACCACCGGCTTCCACGGGCTGCACGTGACGGGCGGTCTCATCGCCTTCCTGCTCGTTCTCGGCAGGACGTACGCGGCCCGGAGGTTCACCCACGAGCAGGCGACCGCCGCCATCGTCGTGTCCTACTACTGGCACTTCGTCGATGTCGTGTGGATCGGCCTCTTCGCCACGATCTACATGATCAAGTAG